One segment of Proteus appendicitidis DNA contains the following:
- the rpsH gene encoding 30S ribosomal protein S8 codes for MSMQDPIADMLTRIRNGQAANKVAVTMPSSKLKVAIANVLKEEGYIEDFKIEGDTKPELEITLKYFQGKAVVESIQRVSRPSLRIYKRKDELPNVMAGLGIAVVSTSKGVMTDRAARQAGLGGEIICYVA; via the coding sequence ATGAGCATGCAAGATCCCATCGCGGATATGCTGACCCGTATCCGTAACGGTCAGGCCGCGAACAAAGTTGCGGTCACAATGCCTTCCTCCAAGCTGAAAGTGGCGATTGCCAACGTGCTTAAGGAAGAAGGTTATATTGAAGATTTTAAAATTGAAGGCGACACTAAGCCAGAACTGGAAATCACTTTAAAATATTTCCAAGGTAAGGCTGTAGTAGAAAGCATTCAGCGCGTAAGCCGTCCAAGTCTGCGCATCTATAAAAGAAAAGATGAGCTGCCAAATGTTATGGCAGGACTGGGCATCGCTGTTGTTTCTACCTCAAAAGGTGTTATGACTGATCGTGCAGCTCGCCAAGCAGGTCTTGGTGGCGAGATTATCTGCTACGTAGCTTAA
- the rplO gene encoding 50S ribosomal protein L15, translating into MRLNTLSPAEGAKHAPKRVGRGIGSGLGKTGGRGHKGQKSRSGGGVRRGFEGGQMPLYRRLPKFGFTSRKSFVTAEIRLSDLAYVEGDVIDLNALKAANVVGPQIEFAKLILSGEVNRAVTIRGLRVTKGARAAIESAGGKIEE; encoded by the coding sequence ATGCGTTTAAATACTCTGTCTCCGGCTGAAGGTGCCAAGCATGCGCCTAAACGTGTAGGTCGTGGTATCGGTTCTGGCTTAGGTAAAACTGGCGGCCGTGGTCACAAAGGTCAGAAATCTCGTTCTGGCGGTGGCGTACGTCGTGGTTTTGAAGGTGGCCAGATGCCTTTATATCGTCGTTTACCAAAATTTGGTTTTACTTCACGTAAATCATTCGTGACTGCGGAAATCCGTCTGTCTGATTTAGCTTACGTTGAAGGCGATGTAATCGATCTGAATGCACTGAAAGCCGCAAACGTTGTTGGCCCACAGATTGAATTTGCAAAATTAATTCTGTCTGGCGAGGTTAACCGTGCAGTGACTATTCGTGGTCTGCGTGTTACCAAAGGTGCCCGTGCAGCAATCGAATCAGCTGGCGGTAAAATTGAGGAATAA
- the rplB gene encoding 50S ribosomal protein L2, translating to MAIVKCKPTSPGRRHVVKVVNPELHKGKPYAPLLEKNSKSGGRNNNGRITTRHIGGGHKQAYRIVDFKRNKDGIPATVERLEYDPNRSANIALVLYADGERRYILAPKGLKAGDKVQSGVDAAIKAGNTLPMRNIPVGSTVHNVEMKPGKGGQLARSAGTYVQIVARDGAYVTIRLRSGEMRKVPSDCRATIGEVGNSEHMLRVLGKAGASRWRGIRPTVRGTAMNPVDHPHGGGEGRNFGKHPVTPWGVQTKGKKTRKNKRTEHFIVHRRTKK from the coding sequence ATGGCAATTGTTAAATGTAAACCTACGTCTCCGGGCCGTCGCCACGTAGTTAAAGTGGTAAACCCTGAGCTGCATAAAGGGAAACCTTATGCGCCATTGCTGGAAAAAAACAGCAAGTCCGGTGGTCGTAACAACAATGGTCGTATCACTACCCGTCATATCGGTGGTGGTCACAAACAGGCTTACCGTATTGTTGACTTTAAACGCAACAAAGATGGTATCCCTGCGACAGTAGAACGTCTGGAATATGATCCAAACCGTTCAGCTAACATCGCTTTAGTGCTGTATGCTGATGGTGAACGTCGCTACATTCTGGCTCCAAAAGGCCTGAAAGCGGGTGATAAAGTTCAGTCTGGCGTTGATGCTGCTATCAAAGCGGGTAACACCTTACCAATGCGTAATATCCCGGTTGGTTCTACAGTTCATAACGTAGAAATGAAACCAGGTAAAGGTGGTCAGTTAGCTCGTTCAGCTGGTACTTACGTTCAGATCGTTGCTCGTGATGGTGCTTATGTCACTATTCGTCTGCGTTCTGGTGAAATGCGTAAAGTTCCTTCTGATTGCCGTGCAACTATCGGTGAAGTTGGCAACTCTGAGCACATGTTACGCGTTCTGGGTAAAGCTGGTGCAAGTCGCTGGCGTGGTATTCGTCCTACCGTCCGCGGTACTGCGATGAACCCAGTCGATCACCCACATGGTGGTGGTGAAGGTCGTAACTTTGGTAAACACCCAGTAACACCTTGGGGCGTTCAAACCAAAGGTAAGAAGACTCGTAAAAACAAACGCACTGAACATTTCATCGTTCATCGTCGTACTAAGAAATAA
- the rpsC gene encoding 30S ribosomal protein S3: MGQKVHPNGIRLGIVKPWNSTWYAGTNEFADNLDSDFKVRQYLTKELAKASVSRIVIERPAKSIRVTIHTARPGIVIGKKGEDVEKLRKNVADIAGVPAQINIAEVRKPELDAKLVADSITSQLERRVMFRRAMKRAVQNAMRLGAKGIKVEVSGRLGGAEIARTEWYREGRVPLHTLRADIDYNTSEAQTTYGVLGVKVWIFKGEILGGMAAVEQAEKPAAQPKKQQRKGRK, from the coding sequence ATGGGTCAAAAAGTACATCCTAATGGTATCCGCCTTGGCATTGTCAAGCCTTGGAATTCCACATGGTATGCGGGTACCAATGAATTCGCTGACAACCTAGACAGCGACTTTAAAGTACGTCAGTACTTAACTAAAGAACTGGCTAAAGCATCTGTATCTCGTATCGTTATCGAACGTCCTGCGAAAAGCATCCGTGTGACTATTCACACTGCTCGCCCAGGCATCGTTATCGGTAAAAAAGGTGAAGATGTTGAAAAACTGCGCAAAAACGTAGCGGATATCGCTGGCGTTCCTGCGCAAATTAATATCGCCGAAGTACGTAAACCTGAACTGGACGCAAAATTAGTTGCTGACAGCATCACTTCACAGCTGGAACGTCGTGTTATGTTCCGTCGTGCTATGAAGCGTGCGGTACAGAACGCTATGCGTTTAGGCGCTAAAGGTATTAAAGTGGAAGTAAGTGGTCGTTTAGGCGGCGCTGAAATCGCTCGTACTGAATGGTATCGTGAAGGTCGTGTACCTCTGCACACTCTGCGTGCAGATATCGACTACAATACCTCAGAAGCACAAACCACTTATGGTGTGCTCGGCGTTAAGGTATGGATCTTCAAAGGTGAGATCCTGGGTGGTATGGCTGCAGTTGAACAGGCGGAAAAACCGGCTGCTCAACCTAAAAAGCAGCAGCGTAAAGGCCGCAAGTAA
- the rpsQ gene encoding 30S ribosomal protein S17: protein MTDKIRTLQGRVVSDKMEKSIVVAIDRMVKHPLYGKFIRRTTKLHVHDENNECGIGDVVEIRQTRPLSKTKSWALVRVVEKAVL, encoded by the coding sequence ATGACCGATAAAATCCGTACTCTGCAAGGTCGTGTAGTTAGTGACAAAATGGAGAAATCTATTGTCGTTGCTATCGATCGTATGGTTAAACACCCATTATATGGTAAGTTTATCCGTCGTACGACCAAACTGCATGTACATGACGAGAACAACGAATGTGGAATTGGTGACGTAGTAGAAATTCGTCAAACACGTCCACTATCTAAGACTAAGTCTTGGGCGTTAGTTCGCGTTGTAGAAAAAGCTGTTCTGTAA
- the rpsN gene encoding 30S ribosomal protein S14, with product MAKKSMKARDVKRANLAEKFFAKRAELKAIVSDVNVSDEDRWNAVLKLQTMPRDSSPSRQRNRCRQTGRPHGFLRKFGLSRIKVREAAMRGEIPGLRKASW from the coding sequence ATGGCTAAGAAATCTATGAAAGCACGTGATGTAAAACGTGCGAATTTAGCTGAGAAATTCTTCGCAAAACGCGCAGAACTGAAAGCTATCGTTTCAGATGTGAACGTGTCTGACGAAGATCGTTGGAATGCTGTTCTGAAACTGCAAACTATGCCACGTGATTCAAGTCCTTCACGTCAGCGTAACCGCTGCCGTCAAACTGGACGTCCGCACGGTTTCCTGCGGAAATTTGGCCTCAGCCGTATTAAAGTCCGTGAAGCCGCTATGCGCGGTGAAATCCCGGGCCTTAGAAAGGCTAGCTGGTAA
- the rpsK gene encoding 30S ribosomal protein S11: protein MAKAPIRARKRVRKQVSDGVAHIHASFNNTIVTITDRQGNALGWATAGGSGFRGSRKSTPFAAQVAAERCAEAVKEYGIKNLEVMVKGPGPGRESTIRALNAAGFRITNITDVTPIPHNGCRPPKKRRV from the coding sequence ATGGCAAAAGCACCTATTCGTGCACGTAAGCGTGTAAGAAAACAAGTCTCTGACGGTGTGGCTCATATCCATGCTTCTTTCAACAACACAATCGTTACTATTACCGATCGTCAAGGTAACGCATTGGGTTGGGCTACTGCCGGTGGTTCCGGTTTCCGTGGTTCTCGTAAATCTACTCCGTTCGCGGCTCAGGTTGCAGCAGAACGTTGCGCTGAAGCTGTTAAAGAGTACGGAATTAAGAACTTGGAAGTTATGGTTAAAGGACCTGGTCCTGGTCGTGAGTCAACTATCCGTGCATTAAACGCGGCTGGTTTCCGCATCACTAATATTACTGATGTGACTCCGATTCCTCATAACGGTTGTCGTCCACCGAAAAAACGTCGCGTTTAA
- the rpsM gene encoding 30S ribosomal protein S13, which translates to MARIAGINIPDHKHTVIALTSIYGIGKTRSQAICVAAGIAENVKISELSEEQIDKLRDEVAKYVVEGDLRREVTLSIKRLMDLGTYRGLRHRRGLPVRGQRTKTNARTRKGPRKPIKK; encoded by the coding sequence GTGGCCCGTATAGCAGGCATTAACATTCCTGATCATAAACATACTGTAATCGCATTAACTTCGATTTACGGTATCGGTAAGACCCGCTCACAGGCTATCTGTGTAGCTGCTGGTATTGCTGAAAATGTTAAGATCAGTGAGCTGTCTGAAGAGCAAATCGACAAGCTGCGTGACGAAGTTGCCAAATACGTTGTAGAAGGTGATCTGCGTCGTGAAGTTACCCTGAGCATCAAACGTCTGATGGATCTTGGTACTTACCGTGGTTTACGTCATCGTCGTGGTCTACCAGTTCGCGGTCAGCGTACTAAGACTAACGCACGTACCCGTAAGGGTCCGCGTAAGCCGATCAAGAAATAA
- the rplP gene encoding 50S ribosomal protein L16, protein MLQPKRTKFRKVHKGRNRGLAAGADVSFGTYGLKAVGRGRLTARQIEAARRAMTRAVKRQGKIWIRVFPDKPITEKPLEVRMGKGKGNVEYWVALIQPGKVLYEMDGVPEELAREAFKLAAAKLPIKTTFVTKTVM, encoded by the coding sequence ATGTTACAACCAAAGCGTACAAAATTCCGTAAAGTGCACAAAGGCCGCAACCGTGGCTTAGCTGCTGGTGCGGATGTAAGCTTCGGGACTTACGGTCTTAAAGCTGTGGGCCGTGGTCGTCTGACTGCACGTCAGATCGAAGCGGCACGTCGTGCAATGACCCGTGCAGTTAAGCGTCAGGGTAAAATCTGGATCCGTGTGTTCCCAGACAAACCAATCACTGAAAAGCCGCTCGAAGTCCGTATGGGTAAAGGTAAAGGTAACGTTGAGTATTGGGTTGCCTTAATCCAGCCAGGTAAAGTCCTGTATGAAATGGATGGTGTGCCTGAAGAACTGGCCCGTGAAGCATTCAAGCTGGCGGCAGCAAAACTGCCTATCAAAACCACCTTTGTAACTAAGACGGTGATGTAA
- the rpmJ gene encoding 50S ribosomal protein L36 encodes MKVRASVKKMCRNCKIVRRHGHVRVICSVEPKHKQRQG; translated from the coding sequence ATGAAAGTTCGTGCTTCCGTCAAGAAAATGTGCCGTAACTGCAAAATTGTTAGACGTCACGGTCACGTGCGTGTAATTTGCAGCGTCGAGCCTAAGCATAAACAGCGTCAAGGCTAA
- the rpmD gene encoding 50S ribosomal protein L30, producing MAKTIKITQTRSLIGRLPKHKATMTGLGLRRIGHTVEREDTPAVRGMINLVSYMVKVEE from the coding sequence ATGGCTAAGACTATTAAAATTACTCAAACACGCAGCTTAATCGGCCGTCTGCCTAAACATAAGGCAACTATGACTGGTTTAGGTCTGCGTCGCATCGGTCACACTGTAGAACGCGAAGATACACCAGCAGTTCGCGGTATGATCAACTTGGTTTCCTATATGGTTAAAGTTGAGGAGTAA
- the rpsS gene encoding 30S ribosomal protein S19, with protein MPRSLKKGPFIDLHLLKKVEKAVESGDKKPVKTWSRRSTIFPNMIGLTIAVHNGRQHVPVYVSDEMVGHKLGEFAPTRTYRGHAADKKAKKK; from the coding sequence ATGCCACGTTCTCTCAAGAAAGGTCCTTTCATTGACCTGCACTTGCTGAAGAAGGTAGAGAAAGCGGTGGAAAGCGGTGACAAAAAGCCTGTTAAGACTTGGTCCCGTCGTTCAACGATCTTTCCTAACATGATCGGTTTGACCATCGCTGTCCATAATGGTCGTCAGCATGTTCCAGTTTACGTTTCCGACGAAATGGTTGGTCACAAACTGGGTGAATTCGCGCCGACCCGTACTTATCGCGGTCATGCAGCCGATAAAAAGGCTAAGAAAAAATAA
- the rplR gene encoding 50S ribosomal protein L18 — MDKKAARIRRATRARRKLQELGATRLVVHRTPRHIYAQVIAPNGSETLVAASTTEKAIIEQLKNTGNKEAAAVIGKIVAERALEKGIKVVSFDRSGFQYHGRVQALADAAREAGLQF; from the coding sequence ATGGATAAGAAAGCAGCTCGTATCCGTCGTGCGACCCGCGCACGCCGTAAGCTCCAGGAATTGGGTGCGACTCGCCTGGTGGTACACCGTACCCCTCGCCATATTTATGCGCAGGTTATTGCACCAAACGGTTCTGAAACTTTGGTGGCCGCTTCTACTACAGAAAAAGCTATCATTGAGCAACTGAAAAACACTGGAAACAAAGAAGCAGCAGCGGTAATTGGTAAAATTGTTGCTGAACGCGCTCTGGAAAAAGGTATCAAAGTAGTATCATTTGACCGTTCCGGTTTCCAATATCATGGTCGAGTCCAGGCACTGGCAGATGCTGCCCGTGAAGCTGGCCTTCAGTTCTAA
- the rplN gene encoding 50S ribosomal protein L14 yields MIQEQTMLNVADNSGARRVMCIKVLGGSHRRYADVGDIIKITIKEAIPRGKVKKGDVLKAVVVRTKKGVRRPDGSVIRFDSNACVLLNNNSEQVIGTRIFGPVTRELRNEKFMKIISLAPEVL; encoded by the coding sequence ATGATCCAAGAACAGACTATGCTGAACGTGGCCGACAACTCCGGTGCACGTCGCGTAATGTGTATCAAGGTTCTAGGTGGCTCGCACCGTCGCTACGCAGATGTAGGTGACATCATCAAAATTACCATCAAGGAAGCAATTCCACGTGGTAAAGTTAAGAAAGGTGATGTACTGAAAGCGGTAGTGGTGCGCACCAAGAAGGGTGTTCGTCGCCCTGACGGTTCTGTCATTCGCTTCGATAGCAACGCTTGTGTATTGTTAAACAACAACAGCGAGCAAGTTATTGGTACGCGTATTTTTGGGCCGGTTACTCGTGAACTTCGTAACGAGAAGTTTATGAAAATAATCTCTCTGGCACCTGAAGTACTCTAA
- the rplX gene encoding 50S ribosomal protein L24 produces the protein MAAKIRREDEVIVLTGKDKGKRGKVKQVLSSGKVIVEGINLVKKHQKPVPALNQPGGIVEKEASIQVSNVAIFNAATGKADRVGFRFEDGKKVRFFKSNKETIK, from the coding sequence ATGGCAGCGAAAATCCGTCGTGAAGACGAAGTTATCGTGCTAACTGGTAAAGATAAAGGTAAGCGCGGTAAAGTAAAACAGGTTCTTTCTTCTGGTAAAGTTATCGTTGAAGGTATTAATCTGGTTAAAAAACATCAGAAGCCAGTTCCGGCTCTGAACCAACCAGGTGGCATCGTTGAAAAAGAAGCTTCTATCCAAGTTTCTAACGTTGCAATCTTCAATGCGGCAACCGGCAAGGCTGACCGTGTAGGTTTTAGATTCGAAGACGGCAAAAAAGTTCGTTTCTTCAAGTCTAATAAAGAAACTATCAAGTAA
- the rplE gene encoding 50S ribosomal protein L5 translates to MAKLHDYYKDEVVQKLMSQFGYHSVMQVPRVEKITLNMGVGEAIVDKKLLDNAAADLAAISGQKPLITKARKSVAGFKIRQGYPIGCKVTLRGERMWEFFERLISIAVPRIRDFRGLSAKSFDGRGNYSMGVREQIIFPEIDYDKVDRVRGLDITITTTAKSDDEGRALLAAFNFPFRK, encoded by the coding sequence ATGGCGAAACTGCATGATTACTACAAAGACGAGGTAGTCCAAAAACTGATGTCTCAGTTTGGTTACCATTCTGTCATGCAAGTCCCTCGGGTCGAGAAGATCACCCTGAATATGGGTGTTGGTGAAGCGATTGTTGATAAAAAACTGCTGGACAATGCAGCAGCTGATTTAGCAGCAATCTCAGGTCAAAAACCTTTGATCACCAAAGCACGCAAATCTGTTGCAGGCTTCAAAATCCGCCAGGGCTATCCGATCGGCTGTAAAGTGACCCTGCGTGGCGAACGCATGTGGGAGTTCTTTGAACGCCTGATCTCTATTGCTGTACCACGTATCCGTGACTTCCGTGGTTTGTCCGCTAAATCATTTGATGGACGTGGTAACTACAGCATGGGCGTACGTGAGCAAATCATCTTCCCTGAAATCGATTACGATAAAGTGGATCGTGTTCGTGGTTTGGATATTACCATTACTACGACTGCGAAATCAGATGATGAAGGTCGCGCACTGTTAGCAGCGTTTAACTTCCCGTTCCGCAAGTAA
- the rpmC gene encoding 50S ribosomal protein L29: MKAKELREKSVEELNTELLNLLREQFNLRMQAASGQLQQSHLLKQVRRNIARVKTLLTEKAGA; the protein is encoded by the coding sequence ATGAAAGCAAAAGAGCTGCGCGAAAAGAGCGTTGAAGAGCTGAACACAGAACTGCTGAACTTACTGCGCGAGCAGTTTAACCTGCGTATGCAGGCAGCAAGTGGTCAGTTACAACAGTCTCATCTGTTGAAACAAGTGCGTCGTAATATCGCACGCGTTAAGACTTTACTGACTGAGAAGGCGGGTGCGTAA
- the rpsE gene encoding 30S ribosomal protein S5, with the protein MAHIEKQAGELQEKLIAVNRVSKTVKGGRIFSFTALTVVGDGNGRVGFGYGKAREVPAAIQKAMEKARRNMKTVALNNGTLFHPVKGTHTGSRVFMQPAHEGTGIIAGGAMRAVLEVAGVRNVLAKTYGSTNPINVVRATLDALDSMKSPDMVAAKRGKSVEEILG; encoded by the coding sequence ATGGCTCACATCGAGAAACAAGCTGGCGAACTGCAGGAAAAGCTGATCGCGGTAAACCGCGTATCTAAAACCGTTAAAGGTGGTCGTATCTTTAGCTTCACCGCTCTTACAGTAGTTGGTGATGGTAATGGCCGCGTTGGTTTTGGATATGGCAAAGCTCGCGAAGTTCCGGCAGCAATCCAGAAAGCGATGGAAAAAGCCCGTCGCAATATGAAAACCGTCGCTTTAAACAACGGTACTCTGTTCCACCCTGTTAAAGGTACTCACACAGGCTCTCGCGTATTTATGCAGCCTGCTCATGAAGGTACCGGTATCATCGCAGGTGGTGCAATGCGTGCAGTTCTAGAAGTGGCTGGCGTTCGTAACGTACTGGCTAAAACCTATGGTTCCACTAACCCGATTAACGTGGTTCGTGCAACACTGGACGCTTTAGATAGCATGAAGTCTCCAGATATGGTCGCAGCTAAGCGTGGTAAATCCGTTGAAGAAATTCTGGGGTAA
- the rplF gene encoding 50S ribosomal protein L6, producing the protein MSRVAKAPVVIPAGVEVKLNGQVITIKGKNGELTRTIHNAVEIQHADNHLTFAPRDGFADAWAQAGTTRSLLNAMVVGVTEGFTKKLQLVGVGYRASIKGNAVNLSVGFSHPVEHQLPAGITAECPTQTEIVLKGADKQVIGQVAAELRAYRRPEPYKGKGIRYADEVVRIKEAKKK; encoded by the coding sequence ATGTCTCGTGTGGCAAAAGCACCCGTCGTCATTCCTGCCGGCGTAGAGGTTAAACTCAACGGTCAGGTAATTACGATTAAGGGTAAAAACGGCGAGCTAACTCGTACTATCCATAATGCAGTTGAAATTCAACATGCTGACAACCACTTAACTTTCGCACCTCGCGATGGTTTTGCTGATGCATGGGCACAAGCGGGTACTACTCGTTCTCTGTTAAATGCAATGGTTGTAGGTGTTACCGAAGGCTTCACTAAGAAACTGCAACTGGTAGGTGTAGGTTATCGTGCGTCTATTAAAGGCAATGCGGTTAACTTATCAGTAGGTTTTTCACATCCAGTGGAACACCAACTGCCAGCAGGCATCACTGCTGAATGCCCAACACAAACTGAAATCGTGCTGAAAGGTGCGGATAAGCAAGTGATTGGTCAAGTAGCAGCTGAACTGCGTGCTTACCGTCGCCCTGAACCTTATAAAGGTAAAGGTATTCGTTACGCCGACGAAGTTGTGCGTATCAAAGAGGCTAAGAAGAAGTAA
- the rpsD gene encoding 30S ribosomal protein S4 — protein MARYLGPKLKLSRREGTDLFLKSGVRAIDTKCKLEQAPGQHGARKPRLSDYGVQLREKQKVRRIYGVLERQFRNYYKEATRLKGNTGENLLTLLEGRLDNVVYRMGFGATRAEARQMVSHKAIMVNGRVVNIASYQVSPNDVVSVREKSKKQSRIKAALELAEQREKPTWLEVDAAKMEGVFKRIPERTDLSADINEHLIVELYSK, from the coding sequence ATGGCAAGATATTTGGGTCCTAAGCTCAAGCTGAGCCGCCGTGAAGGTACAGATTTATTTCTAAAATCTGGCGTTCGGGCGATTGACACCAAGTGTAAACTGGAACAAGCACCAGGTCAGCACGGCGCACGTAAACCGCGTCTTTCTGATTACGGTGTTCAGTTACGTGAAAAACAAAAAGTACGTCGTATTTACGGTGTTCTAGAACGTCAATTCCGTAACTACTACAAAGAAGCAACTCGTCTGAAAGGCAACACAGGTGAAAACCTGCTGACTCTGCTGGAAGGTCGTCTGGATAACGTTGTTTATCGTATGGGCTTTGGCGCAACTCGCGCAGAAGCACGTCAGATGGTTAGCCATAAAGCAATCATGGTAAATGGTCGCGTGGTTAACATTGCTTCTTATCAGGTTTCCCCGAATGACGTAGTCAGCGTTCGTGAAAAATCGAAAAAACAGTCTCGTATCAAGGCTGCTTTAGAGCTGGCTGAACAGCGTGAAAAGCCAACATGGCTGGAAGTTGATGCTGCTAAGATGGAAGGTGTGTTCAAACGTATTCCTGAACGTACTGACTTGTCTGCTGACATTAACGAGCACCTGATCGTCGAGCTTTACTCCAAGTAA
- the rplV gene encoding 50S ribosomal protein L22 yields the protein METIAMHRHARSSAQKVRLVADLIRGKKVSQALEILTFTNKKAAGLVKKVLESAIANAEHNDGADIDDLKVAKIFVDEGPSMKRIMPRAKGRADRILKRTSHITVVVSDR from the coding sequence ATGGAAACTATCGCTATGCATCGCCACGCTCGTTCTTCTGCTCAGAAGGTTCGCTTGGTAGCTGACCTGATTCGCGGTAAGAAAGTGTCGCAAGCTCTGGAAATTTTAACCTTTACCAACAAGAAAGCTGCTGGTTTAGTGAAGAAAGTACTGGAGTCTGCTATTGCTAATGCAGAACACAACGATGGCGCTGACATTGATGATCTGAAAGTAGCTAAGATCTTTGTTGACGAAGGTCCTTCTATGAAGCGCATTATGCCTCGTGCAAAAGGCCGTGCAGATCGTATTCTGAAGCGCACCAGCCACATCACTGTGGTTGTGTCTGATCGCTGA
- the secY gene encoding preprotein translocase subunit SecY, translated as MAKQPGLDFQSAKGGVGELKRRLLFVLGALIVFRIGSFIPIPGIDATVLAKLLDQQKGTIIEMFNMFSGGALSRASIFALGIMPYISASIIIQLLSVVNPRLAEIKKEGEAGRRKISQYTRYGTLVLAIFQSIGIATGLPNMPGMQGLVINPGLPFYITAVVSLVTGTMFLMWLGEQITERGIGNGISIIIFAGIVAGLPPAIGQTIEQARQGELHFLLLLLVAVLVFAVTFFVVFVERGQRRIVVNYAKRQQGRRIYAAQSTHLPLKVNMAGVIPAIFASSIILFPGTITSWFGDGTGWGWLTTISLNLQPGQPIYVLLYAAAIIFFCFFYTALVFNPRETADNLKKSGAFVPGIRPGEQTAKYIDKVMTRLTLIGALYITFICLIPEFMRDAMKVPFYFGGTSLLIVVVVIMDFMAQVQTLLMSSQYESALKKANLKG; from the coding sequence ATGGCTAAACAACCAGGTTTAGATTTTCAGAGTGCTAAAGGTGGTGTTGGTGAACTAAAACGCAGACTTTTGTTTGTTCTTGGTGCACTTATTGTCTTTAGGATTGGCTCTTTTATTCCTATCCCTGGTATTGATGCCACTGTGCTTGCCAAATTGCTCGATCAGCAAAAAGGCACCATCATTGAAATGTTTAACATGTTCTCTGGTGGTGCTCTTAGCCGTGCTTCTATCTTTGCGCTGGGTATCATGCCTTATATTTCGGCATCGATTATTATCCAACTCTTATCAGTGGTTAACCCTCGGTTAGCAGAGATTAAGAAGGAAGGGGAGGCCGGTCGTCGTAAGATCAGCCAATATACCCGTTATGGTACTTTGGTGCTGGCGATATTCCAATCAATTGGTATCGCAACAGGCTTACCGAATATGCCAGGAATGCAAGGTCTGGTAATTAATCCAGGTCTACCATTCTATATTACGGCTGTTGTGAGCTTAGTCACTGGGACAATGTTCCTAATGTGGTTAGGTGAGCAAATCACTGAACGTGGTATTGGTAACGGTATCTCAATCATTATCTTTGCAGGTATCGTTGCAGGTCTTCCGCCTGCCATTGGTCAAACCATCGAGCAGGCGCGGCAAGGCGAACTGCACTTCCTCCTGTTATTGTTGGTTGCAGTATTAGTGTTCGCGGTTACTTTCTTTGTTGTTTTTGTAGAAAGAGGACAACGTCGTATCGTTGTTAACTATGCAAAACGTCAACAAGGGCGTAGAATATACGCGGCACAAAGTACACATCTACCACTTAAAGTAAATATGGCGGGTGTTATACCAGCAATTTTTGCTTCAAGTATTATCCTGTTTCCTGGTACAATAACCTCTTGGTTTGGCGATGGTACAGGGTGGGGTTGGCTGACGACGATTTCTTTAAATCTACAGCCTGGTCAACCTATTTATGTGTTACTATACGCTGCTGCAATCATATTCTTCTGTTTCTTCTATACGGCGTTGGTTTTCAACCCAAGAGAAACGGCAGATAACCTGAAGAAGTCCGGTGCATTTGTACCAGGAATTCGCCCGGGAGAGCAGACGGCTAAATATATAGATAAAGTAATGACACGTTTAACCTTAATTGGTGCCTTGTATATTACCTTTATCTGTCTCATCCCGGAGTTCATGCGTGACGCAATGAAAGTACCTTTCTATTTTGGTGGTACTTCCCTCTTAATCGTGGTTGTGGTCATCATGGATTTTATGGCTCAAGTGCAAACTCTCCTGATGTCAAGTCAGTATGAGTCTGCATTGAAAAAAGCAAATCTTAAAGGTTAA